The Xiphophorus couchianus chromosome 6, X_couchianus-1.0, whole genome shotgun sequence genomic interval CATATTTATTAACACTGGAATTACTCATTTCCATTCCTTAGTGTCCTAGTGTCACTAAAAAGCTTCAAACTCCAAATTAGAAATGGGTGAGTCAAGATTCAGTTCACATACAATGATGAGCCAGATGGGCTACAATGCAACATGTCCCTAACACACGCAAATGACCTCCCCGCACccaataaaaagagaaaacaatagcATACTGATAGCTCAGGGGAAAAACACCACATCAGGAAATGCGCAGTTATTTTGACACAAAATTCCGTGGCAGTGTGTGTCACTTGTTAGAGCTGTCCTACTTGCTCCTGATGCTGCCACTTGGTTGGGGTGTTGCTGTAGAATGTGGGGATCACATTCTCCATGTCCTTAAGAAGGGATGTCATATCCAAGAAATTGAGGTAGCCCAAAAGCCTAGATCCTTAACTACTGTGGATGGTCACTGACCCTTGGTGGTAAAAGCTACAATGAACCTTTGAATTGACTTGCCTTTTCCAAGGTACGTGGGAACTTTGACACACTGCAGTTGGAAGTATGTTTGGTATTATGTCATATCAACCACCCAAAGACATTTAAAGGACTGCTTAGACAACTGGAACAGCTTCATTACCAGTTACTAGTAACagacttttaaagcaaaatacTAGTTAAACATCATGTGCTACTCCtcagctattttttttgttatctaCATATCTGTTTCTTGGGAAGGAGAGCACTTGCCTTTGGTTCCTTTCTGGAATAGTACCCAGCAGTCTGCAGACAATGGACTTGCTTCGCCTTCCTGAGTGTTATGGTCAGGAAGGCCCTTGACTTGCACTACCATGACGCGCTATTGTACAATATTGATTGATAACCATTTTAAGTTCTACAAAACACATTCTTGGGCAATAGAGGAATTCAAGGCAGGAATTCTTTTTGACACTACTGATAGTGGAAATTacttataattatataaataaaatagcatatCTGGGGGGGTCTAGGGGTTAGTGTACAGTCAGACCACTTCCCCCTTCTTCTCTAATGGTACGCTAACCCCCTGGCCCCAGTGCCCCATCCTCCTCCGGACTCTAACGATACGCTAGCCCCCCCCTCAACTTCTCTCCTTCGTTCCCCCTTCCCCCTCCTTCTTCGCCTCCCACCTCCTCTCTTCTAACGATACGCTAGCTCCCCCTCACCTTCTCTCCTTCTTCTTCAACCCCCCACTCCATTCCCTCGGCCCCCTATTTTCACTCTTTGGTACGTTTAACCCCCCCTTGCTTCACTGTAGCAGCGgacaaaaatgactaaaagtTTATGGTATTCTCAAATCCAAACTTAGCAGCACTCTTACAACCATAATCATCCACTCCCGTAAATTGTGTTGAAGTTCTGCTGAAGAAATATATCCAGTTTTGACACGTTCTGACAACGTGTCTCTCCGTGGCTGTCCGTTGGTGAGAAAAAGTCCTGTAAACACAGTTAAGCATGAGGGCGCACAGAGCCTGACTTTGATGTACCAAAGGCGCACAGATTACGCGTGGTTACGCATGCAGTTGGTGGATTCATgtcaaaacaaaccccaaaatgCCTTATATCCTTGTGACAGGACGCGTGTTGGCTACACATCGGTGGCTTTAGATTTAGTCTCAGAGTTGAccagtcagaaatatttcagaaagaaTAGAGGCATGTCAAAATGAACTCAAGTCGCTCTGGATATTATTGGATCGGAAGAAGCcatttcagaacattttttgtCGAATGCGGTGTCAATCAAAAGAGGGGGCTCTAGGCTGCCCAATAAAAGCGTCATAATGGACACCGGCAGAGTTTAAACCCTTAAGTCTCAGCCCtggaaaatacaatggaaaaacgGCACGCGGGCGTTCAGGTGCGGGATAAGAGGTTAAGGTATATGTAGTTCTGCATACTGTATATCCATTGTTCTTATTAACATAAAACAGTCTGTAGAGATTTAACCGTTTTCTCCAGTTAGGAAAAAGTACAcacattttgctgttatttgAAAAGTAGTGCAGAGGCATTGATAGCAGTGTAAAATGTAGATTAACTGCAACTCATTTCTATTACAGTATATTTACCAATATCATGGCATGGTTTTCGTATATTGTTGAGCCCTAGTAAACATcagatcatttttgtttaaacccTTTGAAAATTGATCCTGGAATGACTATTTCAAGTTTCAACCATCCCCAATTCCTGCATGGTATGCCACACATTTGACAATGTACACCTTTGGTGGCAAAAGATTGCATGACAATGCATCACGTTGATAGTTGTTCAACCTACTTGTAGTTAtcttatgactttattttcttctcgTTGGGTGGTGATCACAGAATCCTGAGCATTCCATAGCCTGAAATCCCTGGTCATCAACTTTTACAGCAGAACGTTTACCTTCTGCTGAAAAAGGTGCGGTGCACTTTgcaattgactttttttttctgagttggGTGGAAACTTTAACTTGCTTACTTGATGATTCTATGCTGAGAGTGGTAGTTATGATAAAGGttgcagtgttttaaaaaaattcagctaTTTTTCACAGCCTACATATTGGGCCTCTTGTCCAAGGTATTTTCTTTAAGGTACAGAGGGTACTGCTAGTACCCATGTGACTGTATGCGATCACCCTAAACTGTTTGTGACTGGCCTCACAATTGCATGCTTTCaggttctgtttttgtgttgttaaaattaaaaaattaaaattaacaataaaccCCTACCTCTTTGTGGTTGAGTATTTACAAATGTACATATCTGCACATTTTTCTGGAACTTGGCTCCAAATTGTTCACGGAAACCTGCCTAAGGGGGGATTGTTTCATAGAGCATATCTCAActattcataataaaattaaaatgctgcTTTCCATGCATGCGTtattggctggcatttgcaCAGTAGCCAGTCCAGAAGCATGATTTGTGTTTCTTGTCACTGATTGTCAAGAATCAGTGACAATTCTTTCAGGTGTCACTGATTCAAGGATTCAAGGAATCAGTGACACCACCTATTTGGGGTTACCGAACCCCAAATAGGTGGGGATTCactgtaattttaatttctgttcattaaaaaaaaattgactgaTTTGTTCCTGTTTGCATGCAAAATGTTAACGAGTTTACctgaaattcaaaaatgtatttcatctACCTGTTGTTATGGTAATCTGAATAGGCTTTTGTTTGGTCTTCCAGGTCATGGCCATGGAGGTGTCATGTCTGACAGGTGTTGATGAAGATGAAAAAGATGCTGATTCTGAAATTCAGTCCCTCATGCTGCTGCAACCTGTGAAAATGGCGCAAGATTCGGCCTCTTGCACCGATTCTTTTGACACGCCATCTTTGCATCAAAACAATGTCCTAGATGTTCTGTCCAGCTCGGATATGTTGTCTCCAATTGGTTTGGCGAATGGACCCTCTTTGCATCAGGCTACTCAAGCTCATGAACTTCACTGCATTAGCTCCGAAAAAGACGAGGAAAAGAGCATCACCCAGCTAAAGACTGTGCAGGAAATAGACAGTCCTGGAATTTGGGGATTTGACACAGAATCAGCAGAGAATTCATTGGACGATTTCAGCAGTGCCAGTGACCTCAACTGGGACCCTCACAAAGAGTTTATGCAGTTTCTTTTGGAGAACCACAACGATTCCCCTGCAGAGGAGCCAAAAGAGGAAGTTGGTCTTGCCAACAGTCAAAGGAGAAGGAAGCGAAAGATGGACATGGTGGTAATGGTGGATCCTTCAGAAGATCTATACCCGGATCTAAGCCCCAAAACATCTGAGAAATCGTCTGATGCTGAAGGCTACGTAGACTCCGGTCTTGTTAGAGACATCACTAAACCACAGAAGCTCTCCACACCACAGTCATCTACAGCAGATATAGTTCCTAAGTACCCAAACGGAACAGTAAAGGTCATTAAGCAAATTCTGTACAAAACACCTACAAGAAGTTCCCATGGGAATATCATAAATGATAAACATTCAACACTAAAAGGGCGGCTGAAAGTAAATTCTCATTCACAGGGGAGGCCATTGCCTTTCCCTTGCTCAAAATGCAATCTGGTGTTCAAGAAGGAGCATCGCTTGTTTAATCATATGAAGTCTCACAATGACCCTCCTAGTTATCCAGCAAAGCCCTTTATATGCAGAGAATGTGgcaaatgtttcaaacaaagCAATTCACTAATTGACCACATGTCCACCCATGAGAAGAAAACGAGGCtcatggaagaagaaaaagatgtgattgacaagaaaaaagaagacgCAAAGTTATTCTGCCCTCAGTGTCCGTTCGGTACAAGCTGCCCAGACTCTTTTGTTCAGCACGCAAAAACtcatgaaaaagacaaaagaaggtttaaatgtgacaaatgcaGTTACAGAGCCGTGACTGACCATGATCTTAGGAGACATAGCGTTATGCACCACACGGTTATTAGAGTTAGAAAAAGAGTGCGGAGGGATGATAATGATATGTACCCTTGCGAAATTTGTTCCTATAAAGCTTTTGGCAAGCAAGTGTTTGTGAATCACTTAATCCTTCGTCATCAAATGTCTTTTGATGAATACACAAGAGCACAGAAAGAGGAGACAAATGCACAACAGTCCAGGGAACGCAAGCCACCTGGGCGTAAAACTCAATTCGAAGATGCAGATTTTACGTCAAAAATATCAGTTGAAGACGTACCTGACGAGTTCGGTGGAATTTCTGACTTGTTCAAAAATAGCAAGTTTAAGCGAGATCCCAAGTCTCAATTGACAGAATCAAAGCTTGACAAATCGATTAATGTTCTCTTGTCTCGTCAGAACCATAGAAAGACGGGCATCGAGCAAAAGGATGAAAGCAATAACTCTAGCACAAATGATTATGATTCCAAAAAGGACAAAGACAGTTGTGACGAGTCACAAGAAATGACGTCGGTCAAGGTTGAAGAGAATGCTGGACCACTACATAGTCCTAACTTTAACCTGGAGCACTCACCAATCAAAAAGTCTCAGTCTAAACGAAAAATGTCCACCCCATATCGCAACACCTCCGACCAAGACTCATGTTTCATTTTACCAAAACCTTCGCCTAGCCCTAAGAAAGTTAGCTCAGAAGATGTGTCAGACTCTGATGAAAAGGACATTTTCCCGGTCAAAGAGTCTGAAGCCAACGGTAATCATTTTAGCGATGtgatcaaaaaagaaaagaaacacataaTATACACATACAGTAGGAGGATGTCCATGAGAGGTGCTCTACAGGCATCGAAAAAGCTGTTTGAGAAAATCAAGACTGAAGAACAGGAACAGAATGAGGTTGAAATCAAAGAAGAATGCATTGAAACCGAGGTATTTCAAGAAACATTCGAGGCCCACCAAATCCCATTGGGGGAATCCCCCTCAGACGATTTGTCAGAGGCAGAAATGGACACTAAAAAGTGTCCGTACTGTCCTGCTGTTTTCGAGTCAGGAATTGGACTGTCCAATCATGTGCGTGGACATCTTCACAGGGTTAGAGTTAGCTATGATTCACAGCATGGTGGGTCTCCACAGGAGGTGGGTTATCAGGACAAAAGACCACGAATCCGGCGGAAGAATTCAACATTACGGCGACTGAAAAAAGGTAttatttgtgcatgtttttttattgaataaaaaaaatatgaagtcaaTTTGTTGTAACAATGTTAAACAAGTAACTGCAGTAAGAGAGACATAGTAAGCGAAAAGGCAAAGAAGGACTGTTCGATTTCACATTTAGTGGAATTTTGCAACAATTTGCTGCTAACAAGGTATACTTTCATGTGAAAGCTAGTGATAAACttggataaattaaaagaaaaaagagaactCTGCCGTGTTTATTTCTTGACTGACCTCCAACTAGCATTGTCCTTTAGCCAATGTTGAGATCTTACCCTGAGAACAAATGAATCTTACACTTTACCAAAGCCTAGCTCTGTTGGGAGCAGCTAGCATGTCTACCAACAGAAAAACGTGACGTGACATCATCATTTCCTGTAAAccaaaaaagttcagtttttgtggttatgttttattcatgcatTTGGATGTGCGATGAAAGTACTTGGTCAcgtatttttaaagtttttattggctgtagtgacctttatttgaaaacattccAAAAGGAAACTGGATAATGAAagaggggaaagacatgcggcaaatgtcatccGGGCAAGGATTCGAACCTGTCCTCAACGCGGCCAACAATCGCTTTATGTGGGTTGTGCCTCTTGCGCCTCCACAGCACCCCTGGTCAccgtttgtttagttttctacGCAGGCCAAAGAGTTTGTACTAAattatttcatgcatttctTTCCAGCTTAAGGAATAAGTTAAGCTGGAAAGTTAATAACTTAACTTTCCAGCTTCAAGTTCGAGACGGCTTGGACTGATAGCATTCCGTCAGTCCAAGGCGGAATGCCACCGTCTTGGACTGTCATCATAGATGGGTTATGCTATCTTTGATGAGCCATGATTAGTGATTAGAGACAATATTCAAAGCTGTCTTGGTGGTGCAGGTGGAAAAGTCAATGAATAATTCTACCATCAGTCAATACAGGACTGGATTCAACTGGGTTCTGAAGAAGACATTGTGTTCTTGTGGAATCATTAAGGCTTTCTCTAGCTAACAGAGCCATTTTATTCTCTCCAGAAAGTTACCTAGAACCCACATATCATAGTCAAAGTCTTACTTTATTATAGTGCATCTGTAGTAAATGCAAAATTTCTATTCTTAGCACATGCT includes:
- the znf644a gene encoding zinc finger protein 644a codes for the protein MAMEVSCLTGVDEDEKDADSEIQSLMLLQPVKMAQDSASCTDSFDTPSLHQNNVLDVLSSSDMLSPIGLANGPSLHQATQAHELHCISSEKDEEKSITQLKTVQEIDSPGIWGFDTESAENSLDDFSSASDLNWDPHKEFMQFLLENHNDSPAEEPKEEVGLANSQRRRKRKMDMVVMVDPSEDLYPDLSPKTSEKSSDAEGYVDSGLVRDITKPQKLSTPQSSTADIVPKYPNGTVKVIKQILYKTPTRSSHGNIINDKHSTLKGRLKVNSHSQGRPLPFPCSKCNLVFKKEHRLFNHMKSHNDPPSYPAKPFICRECGKCFKQSNSLIDHMSTHEKKTRLMEEEKDVIDKKKEDAKLFCPQCPFGTSCPDSFVQHAKTHEKDKRRFKCDKCSYRAVTDHDLRRHSVMHHTVIRVRKRVRRDDNDMYPCEICSYKAFGKQVFVNHLILRHQMSFDEYTRAQKEETNAQQSRERKPPGRKTQFEDADFTSKISVEDVPDEFGGISDLFKNSKFKRDPKSQLTESKLDKSINVLLSRQNHRKTGIEQKDESNNSSTNDYDSKKDKDSCDESQEMTSVKVEENAGPLHSPNFNLEHSPIKKSQSKRKMSTPYRNTSDQDSCFILPKPSPSPKKVSSEDVSDSDEKDIFPVKESEANGNHFSDVIKKEKKHIIYTYSRRMSMRGALQASKKLFEKIKTEEQEQNEVEIKEECIETEVFQETFEAHQIPLGESPSDDLSEAEMDTKKCPYCPAVFESGIGLSNHVRGHLHRVRVSYDSQHGGSPQEVGYQDKRPRIRRKNSTLRRLKKALQDDSDSETVRTIHSCPLCGDSFDNRTGQSNHIRGHLKKLGRNFSTKTKSPLILLRELMRDKKECQRAFQILGKRRNHFQYGALPKLPIVNRFASSQMGFPKSHSVPNHCTDAKPLMPFSLAEGKSESGQLEKLDVKTSLSGTTALIGILKKRKCQEDARQKGSSQMSRNGLPVLSNPEESSGSKVVSSLPNSVPGEKGEFNRKVCIHCNATFHSGVSLSNHLRAFAKRQQIALLEGTTIQCKAVRTRSRPGLKKKTLPLAQSPEEMYRLTCRFCDLVFQGPLSVQEDWIKHLQRHIMNTGVPRTGLGMAEVTSLSTNPPTLKTGEDGSSPVANAAS